The following proteins are co-located in the Barnesiella propionica genome:
- a CDS encoding outer membrane beta-barrel protein codes for MKKKFVIINIIFLFSLTAFSQSDTTAFRKWETHISVGYTIGGTTPIPLPSEIRKIDSYRPGANLLLAVDFTRWFNSEWGITTGIGIGTQGMSISADVKYWNTDLVVGDGESTGRFTGTFSGKNKTKVKNGFLRIPIQASWRPLKRWTFHGGTYISLLIDPKFEGTASDGYIRNGGPTGDRIQVEQATFDFSDELRLLDSGLLVGADWQYNKRFFITGQLAWGFVPVFPNHFSGIPYKMYNIYATVGISYKL; via the coding sequence ATGAAAAAAAAATTTGTCATCATAAATATAATTTTCTTGTTCAGTCTCACCGCATTTTCACAATCCGATACGACTGCATTCCGAAAATGGGAAACTCATATTTCCGTAGGTTATACCATAGGAGGTACGACGCCTATTCCGTTACCATCGGAAATACGTAAAATCGATTCCTACCGGCCTGGGGCCAATCTGCTTTTAGCGGTAGATTTCACCCGGTGGTTCAACTCCGAATGGGGAATTACGACAGGCATAGGAATAGGAACACAGGGGATGTCTATTTCGGCGGACGTAAAATATTGGAACACCGATCTCGTAGTTGGCGACGGGGAAAGTACCGGAAGATTTACCGGAACCTTCAGCGGAAAGAACAAAACCAAAGTAAAAAACGGATTTTTACGCATTCCTATACAAGCCAGCTGGAGACCGTTGAAACGATGGACTTTCCACGGCGGAACGTATATATCCCTGCTTATCGATCCCAAATTCGAAGGAACAGCATCGGACGGATACATCCGAAACGGAGGTCCTACAGGGGATAGAATACAGGTGGAACAGGCTACATTCGATTTTTCGGATGAGCTTCGCTTACTGGATTCCGGACTTCTGGTCGGAGCCGACTGGCAATATAACAAACGTTTTTTTATTACCGGACAGCTGGCATGGGGATTCGTTCCGGTTTTCCCAAATCATTTCAGCGGCATCCCCTATAAAATGTACAATATTTATGCAACCGTAGGAATTTCATATAAATTATAA
- a CDS encoding T9SS type A sorting domain-containing protein yields the protein MKKIFTLLFVAVIMSMSVVSVQAAQTARLTKQQESALQEALPYILSPLKEQLGIDLFSAPALDAQVISRCQLMKSVKMKKAEGEEPPMVDVNLIPDSTELLYTEASDDAGNVIGMVPMITLVYENTVPVTLPVNPFNINLNIPSALTVKMMGSPWMKIMFDVATNGDEGAAADAPLLKLTVSYSIVGMDDFKSELLNLTIAQDDNSAFVFNVDINQQDEGGIVGLLVAMVPALENDYGVTLDIFSALFGGPVVANSYAVISDGTKVNTGDAYIGLDLMGLLGGSEEFPLYYATLVGYTEGVSSTYNKYWFSMNAGDTQNEITMKEYSLSSNPVVASAPVDSVYTADYFLTMSVPGIAEAIVPANAVRMMIQQFAAKEDTQFSLKTEILPDGATERIQTSQIDITTEVAETAMVGRVYVKTYESNALATDMLIEANLPMTGEKQLTLDILNSGNLFARTYITSNLAEIIAGVDNVTKREEMKIINTGEGITLRNAGNGTYTVVALNGAVVGKGMISSVIPTANLEKGVYILVVNSENGSKSFKFIR from the coding sequence ATGAAGAAAATTTTTACGTTATTATTTGTTGCGGTCATAATGTCCATGTCCGTAGTATCTGTACAAGCGGCACAAACGGCACGTTTGACCAAACAGCAGGAAAGTGCCTTGCAGGAAGCGCTACCTTATATTTTAAGTCCGTTGAAAGAACAATTAGGCATAGATCTGTTCTCGGCTCCAGCATTGGACGCGCAAGTTATTTCCAGATGCCAGTTGATGAAATCGGTGAAAATGAAGAAAGCGGAAGGAGAAGAACCTCCTATGGTCGATGTCAATCTTATTCCTGACAGTACCGAACTTCTTTATACCGAAGCGAGCGATGATGCCGGGAATGTTATAGGCATGGTCCCGATGATTACGCTGGTCTATGAGAATACTGTACCGGTAACATTACCCGTAAATCCTTTTAATATCAATCTTAATATACCGTCTGCTCTGACTGTAAAGATGATGGGATCTCCTTGGATGAAAATCATGTTCGATGTAGCTACGAATGGAGATGAAGGTGCGGCGGCAGATGCTCCGCTCCTTAAACTGACCGTTTCTTATTCTATTGTAGGTATGGACGATTTTAAATCTGAATTATTAAATCTGACTATTGCTCAGGATGATAACAGCGCATTTGTTTTCAATGTGGATATTAACCAGCAGGACGAGGGAGGAATAGTTGGTCTGTTGGTAGCTATGGTTCCTGCTCTGGAAAATGATTACGGTGTTACCTTGGATATATTTTCTGCTTTATTCGGAGGACCGGTCGTCGCTAATTCTTATGCTGTAATTTCCGATGGTACAAAGGTAAATACGGGAGATGCTTATATAGGTTTGGATTTAATGGGTTTATTGGGAGGTTCGGAAGAATTCCCTCTGTACTATGCAACTCTTGTCGGTTATACAGAAGGAGTAAGTTCTACTTATAATAAGTACTGGTTCTCGATGAATGCAGGCGATACTCAGAATGAAATTACCATGAAAGAGTATAGTCTGAGCTCTAATCCTGTTGTAGCTTCTGCTCCTGTGGATTCCGTATATACGGCCGATTATTTTTTAACTATGTCTGTTCCAGGTATTGCAGAAGCTATAGTCCCTGCAAATGCCGTACGAATGATGATACAGCAATTTGCCGCCAAAGAAGATACGCAATTCAGCCTGAAGACCGAGATTTTACCTGACGGTGCTACGGAACGTATTCAGACTTCGCAAATAGATATAACTACCGAAGTTGCGGAAACGGCTATGGTAGGAAGAGTGTATGTGAAAACATATGAATCGAATGCATTAGCTACGGATATGCTTATAGAAGCGAATCTTCCTATGACGGGGGAAAAACAATTGACCCTCGATATTCTTAATTCCGGCAATTTATTTGCCCGTACGTATATTACATCCAATCTGGCCGAAATAATTGCCGGAGTTGATAATGTAACAAAGAGGGAAGAAATGAAGATAATCAATACCGGAGAAGGCATTACTTTGCGCAATGCAGGAAACGGAACATATACGGTCGTGGCGTTGAATGGAGCCGTTGTAGGAAAAGGTATGATAAGCTCCGTTATTCCTACTGCCAATCTCGAAAAAGGGGTTTATATACTGGTTGTGAACAGTGAGAATGGTTCTAAATCGTTCAAGTTTATAAGGTAA
- a CDS encoding DUF4493 domain-containing protein, protein MKKTIWILFISAVSALVLSSCDREKLTYDEPAPEVKTTGQLNLKSMKVNYQDNSEAVQSAPASIKNILKATSAVSTSSFIVKVLNSDNVEQGKWIYSAMPEIITLKTGSYKIAVYSQEEVQSEWEAPYYYAEKDFVITESSITNIGTLLCTLHNIKVTVTYDEKLKALLGEDCTVNISIGKGQLKFSKEETRAGYFKAEKEENVLTAEFSGTVDGETDVQLYKVFTSVKAGQHRIVKFTLKDTDNSSNQEEGSASAGITLDASCTIIDKNISVDAGEEIIPDDPKPEPEPEPEPEPDNAPSITGKDFDINKAQKTSELSTVIVLVSCPEGETVTGMTVDIKSPTLTPEELINVGLNSHLDLVNPGEQKQGLIDLGLPWGDQVKGQNNLKMDISQFVPLLSLLGPGTHKFEIKVISSSGQSAIKTLTLVTE, encoded by the coding sequence ATGAAAAAGACTATTTGGATTCTATTTATAAGCGCCGTTTCAGCCCTCGTACTTTCTTCGTGCGACAGGGAAAAACTGACATATGACGAGCCGGCTCCGGAAGTAAAGACAACAGGACAGCTCAACCTGAAATCCATGAAGGTAAATTATCAGGATAATTCCGAAGCAGTACAATCTGCGCCTGCATCAATAAAAAATATTTTAAAAGCTACATCCGCAGTAAGTACATCTTCTTTTATTGTAAAAGTACTGAACAGCGACAACGTAGAACAAGGGAAATGGATATATAGCGCCATGCCCGAAATCATTACTCTCAAAACAGGCAGTTATAAAATTGCCGTTTACTCTCAGGAAGAAGTTCAGTCCGAATGGGAGGCACCTTACTACTATGCAGAAAAAGATTTTGTGATCACCGAATCGTCCATCACAAATATAGGAACGCTTCTCTGTACTTTACACAATATTAAGGTTACTGTTACCTATGATGAAAAACTAAAAGCTCTTCTCGGAGAAGACTGTACAGTAAACATATCTATCGGTAAAGGACAACTGAAATTCTCAAAAGAAGAGACACGCGCCGGATATTTTAAGGCTGAAAAAGAAGAAAACGTATTGACAGCCGAATTTTCAGGCACAGTAGACGGCGAGACTGATGTTCAGTTATATAAAGTTTTTACCAGCGTTAAGGCCGGACAACACAGAATCGTTAAATTCACATTGAAGGATACCGACAACAGCAGCAATCAGGAAGAAGGCAGTGCCTCCGCCGGAATTACACTCGATGCATCATGCACGATCATCGACAAGAATATAAGCGTGGACGCAGGAGAAGAAATAATTCCGGACGATCCCAAACCGGAACCAGAACCGGAACCAGAGCCGGAACCGGATAACGCTCCTTCTATTACCGGAAAAGATTTCGATATAAACAAAGCTCAAAAAACCTCCGAGCTATCCACCGTAATCGTTCTTGTCAGTTGTCCCGAGGGTGAAACCGTTACAGGAATGACCGTCGATATAAAATCGCCAACCCTGACACCGGAAGAATTAATTAATGTAGGACTTAATTCCCATCTCGACCTCGTGAATCCCGGAGAACAAAAACAAGGATTGATAGACCTGGGACTTCCGTGGGGAGACCAGGTAAAAGGACAGAATAATTTAAAGATGGATATCAGCCAGTTTGTCCCGCTGTTATCTCTTTTAGGACCCGGTACTCATAAATTCGAGATAAAAGTAATTTCCAGCTCCGGTCAATCTGCAATAAAAACATTAACCCTCGTAACCGAATAA
- a CDS encoding DUF4493 domain-containing protein produces the protein MKIKTLSLLGALAILTVSCAKDDNRMTGYGELSFQLSADYEAIPVSKASAASHSKAENALPDVDNFSLSMTKEDGSFSKEWEKASEFPQESKFPTGNYTMKAWYGDKDNEGFDSPYYEGTTRLSIRENELSHAEITCYLANVKLTVEYTEAFKKYFTDYSTTIHSEGGQFIEFTKNEERAAYVKPGNISILVKLTKQNGVSSTFEPAAITGATGRQHYRIKLDVNEGNVGGDILSISFDDTTAEEPIQIDLSDEVMTAPAPFFTLTGFESGIIQEIKENNYAAAGTVSSFLTARGGIKSCTLTTSSAVLISQGWPAEIDLTKATEQQKTILEKLGLKLKGLTGNVDKMAVIDFTEVIPFLQLQNGESDHVFTLVAKDNLGKVNDPISLNIRSLEAAFSLQEPTPVAVGSTSAIIPVILDGDISKLKISYMSDFGSWIECSNLSVVSNTDNSYEIKADIQAGNTSKRVKASYMNDRKVSNEVILKVITPEYSLSTSTEDSWATKVNIKITTNTEYEDIVNKYLTIYSKTGTGNWTKATTVKNGTTITVTGLTPATAYSFKGTCTDGVSNTVFSPEITATTEAAPNLPNGNFENWTEWLSKEINLGGKYSDISVSWTAIFDKTTLSSQNPDGWATVNSKTVPSGASNSWFMVPSTLQAEGANGKGALIRSVAWDNNGSDPDRAYSKGGKNSPKSIAMRSAGKLFLGSYTCTHSGNGISDETYTEGYEFTSRPSELTGMYTYTAKGDDTNGTAHVTIENRDGGATTVLAEKRIALNPVSSFTKFTIPLNYTNTELKATHIKVMFTSSNKSSYDQADETSNIQTANNDAVNICTSTGSELCIDDLTFDYK, from the coding sequence ATGAAAATCAAAACCTTATCGTTATTAGGAGCACTAGCGATACTCACCGTATCGTGTGCTAAAGACGATAACAGAATGACGGGATACGGAGAACTGTCATTCCAGTTATCAGCCGATTACGAGGCCATACCCGTCTCGAAAGCATCGGCGGCCAGTCATAGTAAGGCGGAAAATGCTCTTCCCGACGTCGACAACTTCTCTCTTTCAATGACAAAGGAAGACGGCTCTTTCTCGAAAGAGTGGGAAAAAGCATCCGAATTTCCTCAAGAGTCAAAATTCCCCACCGGAAATTATACAATGAAAGCGTGGTACGGAGACAAAGACAACGAAGGTTTCGACAGTCCTTATTACGAAGGCACTACACGACTTTCAATCCGTGAAAATGAATTAAGCCATGCAGAGATAACCTGTTATCTGGCTAATGTAAAACTAACGGTAGAATATACCGAAGCATTCAAAAAATATTTTACCGACTATTCTACGACAATTCATTCGGAAGGAGGACAGTTCATCGAATTTACCAAGAACGAAGAACGAGCCGCCTATGTGAAACCGGGGAATATATCTATATTAGTAAAACTCACCAAACAGAACGGCGTATCTTCAACATTCGAACCGGCTGCTATTACCGGAGCTACCGGCCGTCAGCATTACCGTATAAAATTAGATGTAAACGAAGGTAACGTAGGAGGTGATATTCTTTCCATTTCTTTTGATGACACTACTGCAGAAGAGCCTATACAAATAGATTTATCGGATGAAGTCATGACTGCTCCTGCACCATTCTTCACTCTTACCGGATTCGAATCGGGAATCATACAGGAAATTAAGGAAAACAATTATGCAGCAGCAGGTACCGTATCTTCTTTTCTGACGGCAAGAGGAGGAATAAAATCCTGTACTTTAACGACAAGTTCCGCAGTCCTCATATCACAGGGATGGCCGGCAGAAATAGACTTGACGAAAGCCACAGAACAGCAAAAGACCATTTTGGAAAAATTAGGGCTTAAACTGAAAGGGCTTACAGGCAATGTAGATAAAATGGCCGTTATCGACTTTACGGAAGTTATTCCTTTTCTTCAATTACAGAACGGAGAAAGCGACCACGTCTTTACCCTGGTTGCAAAAGATAATCTGGGGAAGGTCAATGATCCTATTTCCCTGAATATCAGAAGTCTTGAAGCTGCATTCAGCCTGCAGGAACCCACTCCGGTAGCTGTAGGAAGTACATCGGCCATTATTCCTGTAATATTGGACGGAGATATTTCCAAGCTGAAGATCAGTTACATGAGTGATTTCGGAAGCTGGATAGAATGTTCTAACTTATCGGTCGTATCGAATACAGACAATAGTTATGAGATCAAAGCCGACATACAGGCAGGCAATACGTCCAAGCGCGTAAAAGCATCGTATATGAACGACAGGAAGGTTTCGAACGAAGTGATACTGAAAGTCATAACTCCCGAATACTCTTTATCGACATCGACCGAAGACAGCTGGGCTACTAAAGTAAATATTAAAATAACCACAAATACCGAATACGAAGATATTGTAAATAAATATTTAACAATATATAGTAAGACCGGAACCGGAAACTGGACAAAAGCAACTACCGTTAAAAACGGTACGACAATAACTGTAACAGGACTTACTCCTGCTACTGCATACAGTTTCAAAGGTACATGTACCGATGGTGTAAGCAATACTGTTTTCTCTCCGGAGATCACTGCGACGACCGAAGCCGCTCCCAATCTGCCGAACGGGAACTTTGAAAACTGGACAGAATGGTTATCCAAAGAAATAAATCTGGGCGGTAAATATTCCGATATTTCCGTTAGCTGGACGGCTATTTTCGATAAAACGACCCTTTCATCACAAAATCCTGACGGATGGGCAACCGTTAATAGTAAAACCGTACCGTCCGGAGCCAGCAATTCCTGGTTTATGGTTCCCTCCACATTACAAGCCGAAGGTGCGAATGGCAAAGGAGCATTGATCCGCAGCGTAGCATGGGATAACAACGGCAGTGATCCTGACAGGGCTTATTCTAAAGGTGGTAAAAACAGTCCTAAAAGCATAGCCATGAGATCGGCCGGAAAATTATTTTTAGGTTCATACACCTGTACCCACTCCGGAAACGGAATATCGGACGAAACGTATACCGAAGGATATGAATTTACGTCACGTCCTTCCGAACTTACCGGAATGTACACTTATACGGCCAAAGGAGATGATACCAACGGGACCGCACATGTAACGATAGAAAACCGGGACGGCGGCGCAACGACGGTGCTGGCCGAAAAGCGAATAGCCCTTAATCCCGTATCATCGTTCACGAAATTCACGATACCATTAAACTATACTAATACGGAGCTCAAAGCTACGCACATAAAAGTAATGTTCACATCCTCCAATAAATCATCTTATGATCAAGCAGATGAAACAAGCAACATACAAACGGCCAACAACGATGCTGTAAATATTTGTACATCCACAGGCAGTGAACTTTGTATAGACGATTTAACTTTTGACTATAAATAA
- a CDS encoding DUF4923 family protein, which yields MKIVFNVKFLFIVCCLFVISFLPAMAQFSLKDLLNSGSVDKVINGVLGTNKELTVAALEGKWLYQSPSCKFKSEDFLKSAGGEVVASQLETKLVPYYQKIGISSGNFGFTFNADSTFVMNYGKTPIRGTVAKENDKFVLTFKAIGAIPIGQLPADIEVKGNTMNMLFDAQKFVNIFKIIASRSQSTALKTVNSLLDEYEGVLMGVEMKK from the coding sequence ATGAAAATAGTATTTAATGTAAAGTTTTTATTTATTGTATGTTGCCTGTTTGTCATTTCGTTTTTACCGGCAATGGCCCAGTTTTCTTTAAAAGATTTGCTTAATTCGGGTAGTGTGGACAAAGTTATTAACGGGGTGTTGGGCACTAACAAAGAATTGACAGTGGCAGCCCTGGAAGGAAAATGGCTTTATCAGTCACCGTCCTGTAAATTTAAAAGTGAGGATTTTCTTAAATCAGCAGGCGGTGAGGTCGTAGCATCGCAACTGGAAACCAAGCTGGTTCCTTATTATCAGAAAATAGGTATATCTTCTGGTAATTTCGGTTTTACGTTTAATGCCGACAGTACGTTCGTCATGAATTACGGAAAGACTCCTATCCGGGGAACGGTTGCAAAAGAGAATGATAAATTCGTACTTACGTTTAAGGCAATAGGCGCTATACCCATCGGGCAGCTTCCTGCCGATATAGAAGTGAAAGGCAATACGATGAATATGCTTTTCGATGCCCAAAAATTCGTGAATATATTTAAAATCATTGCTTCCCGTTCACAAAGTACCGCGCTCAAGACAGTTAACTCTTTACTGGATGAATATGAAGGTGTTCTCATGGGAGTGGAAATGAAAAAATAA
- a CDS encoding PCMD domain-containing protein, whose product MARILLRLSSALALILFLFSSCIQDEPLNPEADILFFDVKEDVGQIIPDLTGAPTDILVYYSKGDLTNEKLTPIIKITEGATISPSPDIPQNFSKTVVYTVTSQDRKHVRTYRITFTKVILDTYNFENWEINSNYHYATPYEYDGDNKISLWDSSNRGVVLYQRFDNQEDYPVHYTTNQQEIIRGERSAVMVTKVGPGSIFNIQYIPIVAGSLFTGRLVPLEAMKDPLLATKFGQPYYKLPKKFAGYYKYRSGAGDYIQSDGSRSPNKKDKCSVYAVFYERDSKLTTLDGTNILTDPHIVSVASISEEERLQSKGDGMAYFETNFEYRNGYTPASIDFETKKYSLAVIFSSSYNGDRYEGTPGSRLVVDDIKIINE is encoded by the coding sequence ATGGCACGAATATTACTGCGTCTCTCTTCTGCTCTGGCTTTAATATTATTTTTATTCTCATCCTGCATACAGGATGAACCCTTAAATCCCGAGGCAGACATTTTATTTTTTGATGTTAAAGAAGACGTCGGACAGATTATCCCCGACCTTACCGGAGCACCCACCGACATATTGGTATATTATTCAAAAGGTGATCTCACAAATGAGAAACTGACCCCTATCATAAAAATTACCGAAGGGGCTACAATTTCACCATCACCCGATATTCCCCAGAATTTCAGTAAAACCGTCGTCTATACGGTTACCTCCCAAGACCGTAAACATGTACGTACATACCGGATAACATTCACCAAAGTAATCCTCGACACATACAATTTCGAAAATTGGGAAATTAACTCCAATTACCATTACGCAACTCCTTATGAATACGACGGGGATAACAAAATATCTTTGTGGGATTCCAGCAACCGGGGAGTCGTACTATATCAGAGATTCGATAACCAGGAAGATTATCCGGTACATTACACCACGAACCAGCAGGAAATAATAAGAGGAGAACGTTCGGCTGTTATGGTCACCAAAGTCGGTCCGGGATCTATTTTTAATATACAGTATATTCCTATTGTAGCGGGTTCGTTATTTACGGGGAGACTCGTTCCATTAGAAGCCATGAAAGATCCGTTGCTGGCTACGAAGTTCGGTCAGCCCTATTATAAATTGCCGAAAAAATTTGCAGGATATTACAAATACCGGAGCGGAGCGGGTGATTATATACAATCGGACGGCAGCCGTTCACCCAATAAAAAAGATAAATGTTCGGTATATGCAGTTTTTTATGAACGAGACAGCAAACTAACGACATTAGACGGAACGAACATCCTTACCGATCCTCACATCGTATCGGTAGCCAGTATTAGTGAAGAAGAGCGTCTACAATCCAAAGGAGACGGGATGGCCTATTTCGAAACCAATTTCGAATACAGAAACGGCTATACGCCCGCATCTATCGATTTCGAAACAAAAAAATACAGTCTGGCCGTCATATTCTCTTCAAGTTACAATGGAGACCGCTACGAAGGTACTCCAGGCAGCCGGCTGGTCGTAGATGATATAAAAATTATAAACGAATAA
- a CDS encoding UDP-glucose dehydrogenase family protein, giving the protein MKIIIVGTGYVGLVTGACFSEIGVDVTCVDVDTRKIENIKKGIIPIYEPGLEEMVARNYKAGRLSFTTDLKSCLNNANIVFSAVGTPPDEDGGADLSYVLDVARTVGAHMNKYILMVTKSTVPVGTAVKVKDVIRREQEKRGVNIDFDVASNPEFLKEGNAINDFMRPDRVVVGVDSPRAEKLMTRLYKPFMINKYRLIITDIPSAEMIKYAANSMLATRISFMNDIANLCELVGADVNMVRKGIGSDERIGSRFLYAGCGYGGSCFPKDVKALIKTAEEHGYDMQILKAVESVNHRQKEVLFQKLMKAFNGRIEGKTIAMWGLAFKPETDDMREAPALILIDKILRAGGKIKVYDPIAMDECRRRVGDKVEYARSIYEAAIDADALLIVTEWKEFRVPDWIQIKKTMSNPLILDGRNIYDIDELQENGFEYHCIGR; this is encoded by the coding sequence ATGAAAATAATTATTGTTGGCACAGGTTACGTTGGCTTAGTTACAGGTGCTTGTTTTTCTGAAATAGGGGTAGATGTTACATGTGTGGATGTCGACACCCGGAAAATTGAAAATATTAAAAAAGGGATTATTCCTATATATGAACCGGGACTCGAGGAGATGGTGGCCCGTAATTATAAAGCCGGTCGGTTGAGTTTTACGACCGATCTGAAGTCTTGTCTTAATAATGCCAATATCGTTTTTAGTGCGGTAGGTACTCCTCCTGATGAAGACGGAGGAGCCGATTTAAGTTATGTATTGGATGTGGCCCGTACTGTAGGCGCTCATATGAATAAATATATTCTTATGGTAACTAAAAGTACAGTTCCCGTAGGTACGGCTGTAAAAGTGAAAGACGTTATACGGCGGGAGCAAGAAAAAAGAGGAGTAAATATTGATTTCGATGTCGCATCTAATCCCGAGTTTCTGAAAGAGGGCAATGCTATAAATGACTTTATGCGCCCCGACAGGGTGGTGGTCGGAGTGGACTCTCCCCGCGCGGAAAAATTGATGACGCGGTTGTATAAACCGTTTATGATAAACAAGTATCGCCTGATTATTACCGATATACCTTCGGCCGAAATGATTAAGTATGCTGCTAATTCAATGCTGGCTACCCGTATTAGTTTTATGAACGATATAGCTAATTTATGCGAATTGGTAGGGGCGGATGTAAATATGGTAAGAAAAGGGATTGGTTCCGACGAACGGATAGGCAGCCGCTTTCTTTATGCCGGTTGTGGTTATGGAGGTTCGTGCTTTCCGAAAGATGTGAAGGCTCTTATTAAAACAGCCGAAGAACATGGATATGATATGCAGATACTGAAAGCTGTAGAAAGTGTAAACCATAGACAGAAAGAGGTTTTGTTCCAAAAATTGATGAAGGCATTTAACGGGCGGATAGAAGGAAAGACCATTGCGATGTGGGGATTGGCTTTCAAACCGGAGACGGATGATATGCGTGAAGCTCCGGCGCTTATTCTTATAGATAAAATACTCCGGGCCGGAGGGAAAATAAAGGTTTATGATCCTATAGCGATGGATGAATGTCGTCGCAGGGTAGGTGATAAAGTGGAATATGCACGCAGCATATATGAAGCAGCTATAGATGCGGATGCCTTGCTGATCGTTACAGAATGGAAAGAGTTCCGTGTACCTGACTGGATACAGATAAAGAAAACAATGAGTAATCCTTTGATATTGGACGGTAGGAATATCTATGATATAGACGAACTGCAAGAGAATGGATTTGAATATCATTGTATCGGTAGGTAA